From the genome of Altererythrobacter sp. BO-6:
ATCGCGCGCAAACAGAAAGCCGAAGCTTACCCCGCCCTCCTTGCCGATCGTGGCATGGTGGAGCTTGTGCGCCTGCACGAGCCGCTTGGCATAGCCGCGCTTGGGCACCCAGCGGAAATAACGCTGATGTACCAGCCCGTCATGGATCAGCGTGTAGATGATCCCGTAGCCAAGGATGCCCACGCCAATCCAGGTGGCCGGCAACCATGCCGCCTCGCCAGCGACCAGCGGACTGCCCCACATGAACATCGAAATGCTCATTACCGCGCCAACCACGCCGTAAAGATCGTTCTTCTCGAAAGTCTTGTCGTGCGGCTCATGGTGGTCGCGATGCCAAGCCCAGCCAAAGCCGTGCATGATGTATTTGTGGCTCGACCAGGCGACGAATTCCATCGCCAGGATGGTGGCGACAACAATCAAGAGAGGAATAGCGATTTCCATACTCCAGTGGATATAGGCGATTATGCTTCGGGGAAAAAGAACCCGCGCAAATGCTCGCCGATCTTGGCGGGGCGCAATGTCTGCGCATCGATGCAGCACCAGCTCGATTTGACTTCGGCCAGAACTTCCTCGCCGCGCCGGATCACCGTATGATAAAATGCACGTGCGCCCTGGAAATGTTCGAGCACGGTTTGCGCAATCACATCGTCTTCAAGGAACGCCGGCTTGCGATAGGTGATTTCGTGCTTCAGCGCGACCCAGGCCTTGCTCGCGACGTCGTCGGCCGGTGCCAGCTTGCGCCAGTGGGCCAGCACTGCATCCTGCACCCAAATAAGATAGCGCGCGTTGTTCACATGCCCCATGAAATCGATATCTTCGGGCAGAACTTTGATCGGAAAGGCAAAAGGCGTTGCTGACATGGGTGTCAGTTAGACATGAAAATCTTTCCTTTCCATGACTATCGATTTCTTGGACCCTAATCGCCTTGCCAGTGTTGCTTCTGTGCCGCTAATCGACCCGCACAAGGGAACAGGAAAGCCATGGCCAGCAAACCGCGCACACTCTACGAAAAGATCTGGGACGCCCATGTTGTGGAGACCCGCGATGACGGGACTTCGCTGATCTATATCGATCGCCACCTCGTCCATGAAGTGACCAGCCCGCAGGCCTTCGAGGCACTGCGCCTTGCCGGGCGCAAGGTCCGCCGCCCTGACCTGACGCTGGCCGTGCCCGATCACAACCTGCCCACCACCGCTCGCCTCGACGCCAGTGGCAATCGCATTCCGATCGCGGACCCGCAAAGCGCGCAGCAGCTGGCCGCACTTGAGGCCAACGCTCCCGCATTCGGCATCCGCTATATCGACGCGACCGCCGCGGCGCAGGGGATTGTCCATGTGGTGGGCCCTGAACAGGGATTCTCGCTGCCGGGCACGACTATCGTCTGCGGCGATTTGCACACCGCCAGCCATGGCGGGATCGGCGCGCTCGCATTCGGTCTTGGCACGAGCGAGGTCGAGCACGTCCTGGCGACCCAAACATTGCTGTTGAAGCAATCGAAATCGATGGAAGTGCGGGTCACAGGCGAGCTTGGCCCGGGCGTCACTGCGAAGGACCTGATCCTGCACATTATTGGCACGATCGGCACCGCTGGCGGCACCGGCCACGTAATCGAATACCGTGGCCGCGTGTTTGAAGCAATGAGCGTCGAAGAACGGCTGACGGTCTGCAACATGAGCATCGAGGCAGGCGCGCGCGCAGGCCTGATCGCATCTGACGAAACCGTGTTCCGCTACCTGAAAGGGCGCCCGCTCGCACCCAAGGGGGCGGAATGGGATGCAGCCCTGGCCTATTGGAAGACCCTGCATAGCGACGAAGGCGCGGTGTTCGACAAAACGGTCACTATCGATGCCAGCGCGGTCGAACCGACGGTGACATGGGGTACCAGCCCGGAAGACACAGTCGCGATCGGTGGCGTGGTGCCCGATCCGGCGAGTTTCGCCGACCCCTCGAAACAGGCCGCGGCCAAGAAAAGCCTTGAATACATGGGGCTCACTCCCGGCCAGCGGGTCCAGGACATCACGGTCGAGAATATCTTCATCGGCAGCTGCACCAACAGCCGGATCGAGGATCTGCGCGCCGCCGCAGCAGTGCTGAAAGGCCGCAAGAAGGCGGGTAACGTTAAGTGGGCGATCGTCGTGCCCGGCTCCGGCCTTGTGAAGGCGCAGGCCGAGGAAGAAGGGCTGGACCAAATCTTCCTGGAGGCCGGGTTCGAATGGCGCGAGCCGGGCTGCTCGGCCTGCCTCGGCATGAACCCTGACAAGGTGCCGCCGGGCGAACGCTGCGCATCGACCAGCAACCGCAACTTCGTGGGGCGGCAGGGCCCCGGCGCACGCACCCACCTTGTGTCGCCTGCGATGGCTGCTGCCGCTGCTGTCACGGGACACCTCGCTGACGTGCGTCGACTCACCTGATCCGGCCTTGCCCCTGTCCCCCGCGAACACCATAGAGATAACATGACCAAATCGAACAAGACCAAGGCCGCCATCGGCGCTGCAGCAATCGGTTCCGCCGCGATTGCTGCGGCTCTGCTTTATGCCAACAAGCGCAAGAAGAAGGACGAGCCGCAGCCGGTCGTCCCTTCGGGCGAGAAGCCGGAGACTGATTGATGAAGCCTGTTCGTGAAGTGCATGGCCGCGCCTATCCGTTCGGCGCGAAGAACGTCGATACCGATGTGATCATCTCCGCCGAATGGCTCAAGACGATCACGCGCGAGGGTCTGGGCCGCGGCGCTTTTGAAAGTGTCCGCGCGCAGGAAGGCAATGTCTTTGACGATCCACGCTATTCCGGCTCGCCGATCCTCATCGCGGGCGACAATTTCGGGTGCGGATCGAGCCGCGAACATGCGGCATGGGCGCTGGGTGACATGGGCGTGAAAGCGGTGATCGCCCCCAGCTTCTCCGACATATTTTCCGGCAACGC
Proteins encoded in this window:
- a CDS encoding sterol desaturase family protein produces the protein MEIAIPLLIVVATILAMEFVAWSSHKYIMHGFGWAWHRDHHEPHDKTFEKNDLYGVVGAVMSISMFMWGSPLVAGEAAWLPATWIGVGILGYGIIYTLIHDGLVHQRYFRWVPKRGYAKRLVQAHKLHHATIGKEGGVSFGFLFARDPARLKAELKQQREAGIAVVRSADLG
- a CDS encoding thioesterase family protein, whose protein sequence is MSATPFAFPIKVLPEDIDFMGHVNNARYLIWVQDAVLAHWRKLAPADDVASKAWVALKHEITYRKPAFLEDDVIAQTVLEHFQGARAFYHTVIRRGEEVLAEVKSSWCCIDAQTLRPAKIGEHLRGFFFPEA
- the leuC gene encoding 3-isopropylmalate dehydratase large subunit yields the protein MASKPRTLYEKIWDAHVVETRDDGTSLIYIDRHLVHEVTSPQAFEALRLAGRKVRRPDLTLAVPDHNLPTTARLDASGNRIPIADPQSAQQLAALEANAPAFGIRYIDATAAAQGIVHVVGPEQGFSLPGTTIVCGDLHTASHGGIGALAFGLGTSEVEHVLATQTLLLKQSKSMEVRVTGELGPGVTAKDLILHIIGTIGTAGGTGHVIEYRGRVFEAMSVEERLTVCNMSIEAGARAGLIASDETVFRYLKGRPLAPKGAEWDAALAYWKTLHSDEGAVFDKTVTIDASAVEPTVTWGTSPEDTVAIGGVVPDPASFADPSKQAAAKKSLEYMGLTPGQRVQDITVENIFIGSCTNSRIEDLRAAAAVLKGRKKAGNVKWAIVVPGSGLVKAQAEEEGLDQIFLEAGFEWREPGCSACLGMNPDKVPPGERCASTSNRNFVGRQGPGARTHLVSPAMAAAAAVTGHLADVRRLT
- a CDS encoding isopropylmalate isomerase, encoding MTKSNKTKAAIGAAAIGSAAIAAALLYANKRKKKDEPQPVVPSGEKPETD
- the leuD gene encoding 3-isopropylmalate dehydratase small subunit, whose amino-acid sequence is MKPVREVHGRAYPFGAKNVDTDVIISAEWLKTITREGLGRGAFESVRAQEGNVFDDPRYSGSPILIAGDNFGCGSSREHAAWALGDMGVKAVIAPSFSDIFSGNAFKNGILTVALPQEAVNRLLQVAESDEITIDLESQTVTTPFQDRFTFEIDPFRKHCLLNGLDEIGLTLARDEAIGAFEQRRSAAMPWIERGTEIAA